A genome region from Thermomonospora amylolytica includes the following:
- a CDS encoding trypsin-like serine protease → MGRPVVLAALTAAAAAAVTVGIAGPASAINSYNAEPAPERTEVGALVVQYDRDGDPGTPDVVRWTCSGTMISADVFLTAAHCTVGRPAGTRFYVSLAQDVQGAIDASNALGGTPEQIAARVGVEGTAHSDPAYPGTQSDSHDIAVITFDRRQSAELARRWSFTPATLPARGQLSALGSRALDDRPWLVVGYGTREAVNGPGGHTHPGGGVRMKATLDFNAINPTWVRLAMNESRELGGACYGDSGGPNFVELDGRLVLAGTTITGDVPCKATNVTYRTDSDSARAFLGRFVTLP, encoded by the coding sequence GTGGGTCGTCCAGTTGTGTTGGCGGCGCTGACCGCGGCGGCGGCGGCCGCGGTCACGGTCGGGATCGCGGGGCCCGCCTCGGCGATCAACTCGTACAACGCCGAGCCGGCGCCGGAGCGCACCGAGGTCGGGGCGCTGGTCGTGCAGTACGACCGGGACGGGGATCCGGGCACTCCGGACGTCGTCCGGTGGACCTGCTCGGGGACGATGATCTCCGCGGACGTGTTCCTGACCGCGGCGCACTGCACCGTGGGGCGCCCGGCGGGCACCAGGTTCTACGTCTCGCTGGCGCAGGACGTGCAGGGCGCGATCGACGCGTCCAACGCCCTCGGCGGGACGCCGGAGCAGATCGCCGCGCGGGTGGGCGTGGAGGGGACCGCCCACTCCGATCCCGCGTACCCCGGGACGCAGTCGGACTCGCACGACATCGCGGTGATCACGTTCGACCGGCGGCAGAGCGCCGAGCTGGCCAGGCGGTGGAGCTTCACTCCGGCGACGCTGCCGGCCCGCGGCCAGTTGTCCGCGCTCGGATCCCGCGCGCTCGACGACCGGCCGTGGCTGGTGGTGGGGTACGGCACCCGGGAGGCGGTGAACGGTCCCGGCGGGCACACCCATCCCGGCGGGGGCGTGCGGATGAAGGCGACGCTGGACTTCAACGCGATCAACCCGACCTGGGTGCGCCTGGCGATGAACGAGAGCCGTGAGCTCGGCGGCGCCTGCTACGGCGACTCCGGCGGGCCGAACTTCGTCGAGCTCGACGGCAGGCTCGTGCTCGCGGGGACGACGATCACCGGCGACGTCCCCTGCAAGGCGACCAACGTGACGTACCGGACGGACAGCGACAGCGCCCGCGCATTCCTCGGCCGCTTCGTCACGCTCCCGTGA
- a CDS encoding cytochrome P450 family protein, translated as MERQPRPEPLVLDPTGRDIHAEAAELRERGPATLVELPGGVVAWAVTEHEALRRLLADPRVSKDPYRHWPAWINGEIPQDWPLQLWVSVRNMFTAYGEEHRRLRSLVSKAFTPRSTTALRPQIEEITADLLDRLAAVPAGERVDLREEFAYPLPIEVICRLFGIPEDSRPRLRTLVDGVFNTSATAEEAAANVQELYAVLTEFVAFKRSSPGDDLASGLIAARDQDGSRLEENEMVDTLILLISAGHETTVNLLDHAITALLTHPDQLDLVRAGEATWDDVIDETLRWQPPVANLPLRYAVEDVEVAEGMTIPKGDAILAGYAAVGRDPALHGSDADRFDIRRENKDHLSFGHGVHYCLGAPLARMEAAISLPALFERFPDLSLAVPPGELQPVASFISNGHRTLPVYLHKPNGG; from the coding sequence GTGGAACGGCAGCCACGTCCTGAGCCCCTCGTCCTCGATCCCACGGGGAGGGACATCCACGCGGAGGCGGCCGAGCTGCGCGAGCGCGGCCCGGCCACCCTGGTGGAGCTGCCGGGGGGCGTGGTGGCCTGGGCGGTGACCGAGCACGAGGCGCTGCGGCGGCTGCTGGCCGATCCGCGGGTGTCCAAGGATCCGTACCGGCACTGGCCCGCGTGGATCAACGGGGAGATCCCGCAGGACTGGCCGCTGCAGCTGTGGGTGTCGGTGCGGAACATGTTCACCGCGTACGGCGAGGAGCACCGGCGGCTGCGCTCGCTGGTCTCCAAGGCGTTCACCCCGCGCAGCACCACCGCGCTGCGCCCGCAGATCGAGGAGATCACCGCCGACCTGCTCGACCGGCTGGCGGCCGTGCCCGCGGGCGAGCGGGTGGACCTGCGCGAGGAGTTCGCCTATCCGCTGCCGATCGAGGTGATCTGCCGGCTGTTCGGCATCCCCGAGGACTCCCGTCCGCGGCTGCGCACGCTGGTCGACGGGGTGTTCAACACCTCCGCCACGGCCGAGGAGGCGGCGGCCAACGTGCAGGAGCTGTACGCCGTGCTCACCGAGTTCGTCGCGTTCAAGCGCAGCTCCCCCGGCGACGACCTGGCCTCTGGGCTCATCGCCGCCCGCGACCAGGACGGGTCGCGGCTGGAGGAGAACGAGATGGTCGACACGCTGATCCTGCTGATCTCGGCGGGTCACGAGACCACGGTCAACCTCCTCGACCACGCCATCACCGCGCTGCTGACCCATCCCGACCAGCTCGACCTCGTCCGCGCCGGGGAGGCGACCTGGGACGACGTCATCGACGAGACGCTGCGCTGGCAGCCCCCGGTGGCGAACCTGCCGCTGCGGTACGCGGTCGAGGACGTCGAGGTGGCCGAGGGGATGACCATCCCGAAGGGCGACGCGATCCTGGCCGGGTACGCCGCCGTCGGCCGCGACCCCGCGCTGCACGGTTCCGACGCCGACCGCTTCGACATCCGGCGCGAGAACAAGGACCATCTGTCGTTCGGGCACGGCGTCCACTACTGCCTGGGCGCGCCGCTGGCCCGCATGGAGGCCGCGATCTCCCTGCCGGCCCTGTTCGAGCGCTTCCCCGACCTCTCCCTGGCGGTGCCGCCGGGCGAGCTGCAGCCGGTCGCGTCGTTCATCTCCAACGGCCACCGCACGCTGCCGGTGTACCTGCACAAGCCGAACGGCGGCTGA
- a CDS encoding SAM-dependent methyltransferase encodes MNERPEEWASRGIDITKPSIARAYDVVLHGKDNFEADRAFVAEIAKLIPEIYDVAAYNRQILGRGVRFLAEQGVRQFLDLGSGLPTVENTHQVAQRVAPDANVVYVDNDPIVLAHGRALLAENDHTTVVTADLRDPRSVLNDPDVTRLIDLDRPVAVLLVGILHHLHDDEDPQGIVKTYMDAVPSGSHLFVTHFCASSQEARDAEKQYLALLGTGRFRTVEEITAYFDGLDLLEPGVVPLPLWRPDGPVPPESELTVGQKLMYGGIARKP; translated from the coding sequence GTGAACGAACGGCCGGAGGAGTGGGCCTCCCGGGGCATCGACATCACCAAGCCCAGCATCGCGCGGGCCTACGACGTCGTGCTGCACGGCAAGGACAACTTCGAGGCCGACCGGGCGTTCGTCGCCGAGATCGCCAAGCTGATCCCGGAGATCTACGACGTCGCCGCCTACAACCGCCAGATCCTCGGACGCGGGGTGCGGTTCCTGGCCGAGCAGGGCGTCCGCCAGTTCCTCGACCTGGGCTCGGGCCTGCCCACGGTGGAGAACACCCACCAGGTCGCCCAGCGCGTGGCCCCCGACGCCAACGTCGTCTACGTCGACAACGACCCCATCGTCCTGGCCCACGGGCGGGCGCTGCTGGCCGAGAACGACCACACCACCGTGGTCACCGCCGACCTGCGCGATCCCCGGTCCGTGCTGAACGACCCGGACGTCACCCGGCTCATCGACCTCGACAGGCCGGTGGCGGTCCTGCTGGTGGGCATCCTGCACCACCTGCACGACGACGAGGACCCGCAGGGCATCGTCAAGACCTACATGGACGCGGTGCCGTCCGGCAGCCACCTGTTCGTCACCCACTTCTGCGCCTCCAGCCAGGAGGCGCGCGACGCCGAGAAGCAGTACCTGGCGCTGCTGGGCACCGGCCGTTTCCGCACCGTCGAGGAGATCACCGCCTATTTCGACGGCCTGGACCTCCTGGAGCCCGGCGTCGTCCCGCTGCCGCTGTGGCGCCCCGACGGCCCCGTCCCGCCCGAGAGCGAACTGACGGTCGGCCAGAAGCTCATGTACGGCGGCATCGCCCGCAAACCCTGA
- a CDS encoding carboxymuconolactone decarboxylase family protein has product MGRTHEAAGRDDRTQAGPRLTPIPEDRWDPRTRELLSTAVRDGGRRVPNIFTTLVRHPELYERFMPFAGLLLRRGRLSGRARELLILRTAYNTRAEYEWGRHVPLAKAEGLTDAEIERIPQGADAPGWSAAEAALLRAADELHHDARLSDATWEALSAVHDDAELIEIVMVVGQYHMVAFFLNSAGVELDPGFAGRKDWDR; this is encoded by the coding sequence ATGGGCCGGACGCATGAAGCAGCCGGGCGGGACGACCGGACGCAGGCCGGTCCGCGGCTCACACCGATACCGGAGGATCGTTGGGATCCGAGGACGCGTGAGCTGCTGTCCACCGCGGTGCGGGACGGCGGCCGTCGGGTGCCCAACATCTTCACCACGCTGGTCCGCCATCCCGAGCTGTACGAGCGGTTCATGCCGTTCGCGGGCCTGCTGCTCCGCAGGGGACGCCTGTCCGGGAGGGCCCGCGAGCTGCTGATCCTCCGCACCGCGTACAACACGCGCGCCGAATACGAGTGGGGCCGCCACGTGCCCCTGGCCAAGGCGGAGGGCCTCACGGACGCCGAGATCGAACGGATCCCGCAGGGCGCCGACGCTCCCGGGTGGAGCGCCGCCGAAGCCGCCCTGCTGCGAGCCGCGGACGAACTGCACCATGACGCCCGCCTGTCCGATGCGACCTGGGAGGCCCTGTCCGCGGTCCACGACGACGCGGAACTCATAGAGATCGTCATGGTCGTGGGGCAGTACCACATGGTCGCGTTCTTCCTGAACTCCGCGGGCGTGGAGCTGGATCCGGGCTTCGCCGGGAGGAAGGACTGGGACCGGTGA
- a CDS encoding SDR family NAD(P)-dependent oxidoreductase, with product MTRPADPARRLAGRRLLVIGAGTRPDDDPRAPVGNGRAISIVAAREGASVACADVSEPAAARTAELVAEEGAAGVTVIGDAADAEQAARMIEEAARGLGGLDALVVNVGIGLGAGLAGSSPDDWDRVLSVNLRAPFLAAKYGLPVLADDGAIVFVGSTAGLRAGTDSPAYDSSKAGLFGLTRHVAKEAAARGIRANLVVPGLIDTPMGRQASARRPSRTASFKRIPLGRQGTAWEVANAVTFLLSDHASYITGQSLVVDGGMNAV from the coding sequence GTGACGCGCCCCGCGGACCCGGCCCGCAGGCTGGCCGGTCGCAGGCTGCTGGTGATCGGCGCGGGAACCCGTCCGGACGACGACCCGCGGGCGCCGGTCGGCAACGGCCGGGCGATCTCCATCGTCGCCGCACGCGAGGGCGCGAGCGTGGCCTGTGCCGACGTCTCCGAGCCGGCCGCCGCCCGCACCGCCGAACTCGTCGCCGAGGAGGGGGCCGCCGGGGTCACCGTGATCGGCGACGCCGCCGACGCGGAGCAGGCCGCGCGGATGATCGAGGAGGCGGCGCGCGGGCTCGGAGGTCTCGACGCGCTCGTGGTCAACGTGGGCATCGGCCTGGGCGCGGGACTGGCGGGCTCCTCTCCCGACGACTGGGACCGCGTGCTGTCGGTCAACCTGCGGGCGCCGTTCCTGGCCGCCAAGTACGGACTGCCCGTCCTGGCCGACGACGGCGCGATCGTCTTCGTCGGCTCGACGGCCGGTCTGCGCGCGGGCACCGATTCACCCGCCTACGACAGCTCCAAGGCGGGCCTGTTCGGCCTCACCCGGCATGTCGCCAAGGAGGCCGCCGCCCGCGGCATCCGCGCCAACCTGGTCGTCCCCGGCCTGATCGACACCCCGATGGGCCGTCAGGCGTCGGCCCGCCGCCCCTCGCGCACCGCCTCGTTCAAACGCATCCCGCTCGGACGCCAGGGCACCGCCTGGGAGGTGGCGAACGCCGTCACGTTCCTGCTGTCCGACCACGCGTCCTACATCACCGGCCAGAGCCTGGTCGTGGACGGCGGCATGAACGCCGTCTGA